The Synergistaceae bacterium genome window below encodes:
- a CDS encoding MurR/RpiR family transcriptional regulator, whose product MDNSQLQALLLEKSLEMPKKARRVVEYLLSNMREASFRSIGEVATELQVSKAQLVRVAQMLGFSGYAELKSFLQNSILEQINPAAFLTKEISEEDTLFDTVFRAEHANLDDTMSQLKGEEIAKFCRSIKKATSVYCMGWGISSLVVELLQLRLAVLGIKAHLSQRGSLSLWEQARSIKTGDVVVVCELPSYAVEVTEAIGIAKENGAKIITITDSVASPVCRFASLSFFVSANSPTFGSSIIGPLFLIHVLTSELALSMNKEASEAFERQAEFLHDERMFHPIFGLKY is encoded by the coding sequence TTGGATAATTCTCAGCTCCAAGCCCTGTTGCTCGAAAAATCTTTAGAAATGCCTAAAAAAGCGCGACGTGTAGTGGAGTATCTTCTGTCAAATATGAGAGAGGCGTCTTTTAGGTCGATAGGCGAGGTTGCTACCGAATTACAGGTTTCAAAGGCACAGCTTGTAAGAGTGGCGCAAATGCTCGGCTTTTCCGGTTATGCTGAATTAAAGAGTTTCCTTCAAAATAGCATACTGGAACAAATTAATCCTGCAGCATTCTTAACAAAAGAAATAAGTGAAGAGGACACTCTGTTTGATACAGTATTTCGAGCGGAGCATGCTAATTTAGATGACACGATGTCACAGTTAAAGGGAGAAGAGATTGCCAAGTTTTGTAGGTCCATAAAAAAAGCGACATCAGTTTATTGTATGGGATGGGGTATTTCTTCGTTGGTTGTAGAATTGCTCCAATTACGTCTTGCCGTACTGGGTATCAAGGCTCATTTGTCACAGAGAGGAAGTCTTTCTTTGTGGGAACAAGCACGTTCGATAAAAACGGGAGATGTTGTTGTTGTGTGTGAGCTCCCCAGCTATGCGGTCGAAGTAACGGAAGCAATAGGTATTGCTAAAGAGAATGGCGCAAAGATTATCACAATAACTGACAGTGTGGCTTCTCCTGTATGTAGGTTTGCATCTCTTTCCTTCTTTGTATCTGCGAATAGTCCTACTTTTGGCAGCAGCATTATCGGTCCTCTGTTTTTGATTCATGTTCTTACATCAGAACTTGCTTTGTCTATGAATAAAGAGGCTTCTGAGGCTTTTGAAAGACAGGCTGAGTTCTTGCATGACGAGAGGATGTTTCATCCGATATTCGGTCTCAAGTACTGA
- a CDS encoding radical SAM protein — protein MVMRKAMKKHPFFLPFAGCKNLCVYCNQRTITGVNKIPSPQDVIEELKVLKEAVEVCFFGGSFCRLGIETIRGYLDAVVNYSPAGSQIRFSTYPNDLSDKKLREIVLSYPIACIELGVQSLDPKVLALCHRDIDPSEVLDNLTELREENIPLAVQLMIGLPGQTESSSVGDIYKLAKIKGAAEWQIRIYPCLVMEDTELNTIMQENKYIPLSLNEAIRWGGKLIDEATSLGFTLIKAGLQETEELALQVRGGPHHPSLGELMIGESLVYRLLRLKPEGPWVVPANHMSKLIGHNRYGLKRLAELSQITEKEAEEKLYFFPSRKTQI, from the coding sequence TTGGTCATGAGAAAAGCCATGAAAAAGCACCCTTTCTTTCTACCGTTTGCCGGATGCAAGAATCTTTGTGTTTACTGTAATCAACGTACGATAACCGGTGTCAATAAAATCCCTTCCCCACAAGATGTCATTGAAGAATTAAAGGTTCTCAAAGAAGCGGTAGAGGTATGTTTTTTTGGAGGATCTTTTTGCCGTTTAGGCATTGAAACAATAAGAGGCTATTTAGATGCTGTCGTAAATTATTCGCCAGCAGGAAGTCAAATAAGATTTTCCACTTATCCTAATGATTTAAGCGATAAAAAACTAAGAGAAATCGTACTTTCCTATCCCATTGCTTGTATTGAATTGGGAGTTCAATCTTTAGATCCCAAAGTGCTTGCTCTTTGCCACAGGGATATAGATCCTTCTGAGGTTCTGGACAATTTGACTGAATTGCGAGAGGAAAACATTCCCCTTGCTGTTCAGCTTATGATAGGTCTGCCGGGACAGACGGAAAGCAGTTCCGTGGGTGATATATATAAGTTGGCCAAAATTAAAGGAGCTGCAGAATGGCAAATTCGTATTTATCCCTGTCTTGTTATGGAGGATACAGAGTTGAACACGATAATGCAGGAAAATAAATATATTCCACTTTCGTTAAATGAAGCAATTAGGTGGGGTGGAAAACTAATAGATGAGGCAACATCTTTGGGTTTTACATTAATTAAAGCAGGATTACAGGAAACAGAGGAACTTGCATTGCAAGTGAGAGGTGGACCTCACCATCCTTCACTTGGAGAGCTAATGATTGGAGAGTCTTTAGTTTATAGATTATTAAGATTAAAGCCAGAGGGTCCTTGGGTTGTCCCGGCAAATCATATGTCTAAGCTTATCGGACATAACCGATATGGACTAAAAAGATTGGCAGAGTTATCTCAAATTACAGAAAAAGAAGCTGAAGAAAAGCTGTATTTTTTCCCGTCACGTAAAACTCAAATTTAA
- a CDS encoding ImmA/IrrE family metallo-endopeptidase, with protein sequence MIGKRRMQEKDSISWEDFSEDLPTPPEFMPKWALKEGEHWHRLCDFDILARAEEMTGLILELKYELLPAAVWGIHIVRGQRGRVYINSSLSLFWRRFAIFHEVYHLLNNTKGVSFWKRTFVSMEGIEKAADNFAWAAVWPEWIEGDYSDWS encoded by the coding sequence ATGATTGGGAAGAGGCGGATGCAAGAGAAGGATAGTATATCCTGGGAGGATTTTTCCGAAGATTTGCCTACTCCGCCTGAATTTATGCCCAAATGGGCGTTAAAAGAAGGAGAACATTGGCATCGTCTTTGTGATTTTGACATATTAGCGCGAGCGGAAGAAATGACAGGACTTATACTCGAATTAAAATATGAGTTGCTTCCAGCAGCTGTTTGGGGGATACATATTGTTCGCGGACAGCGTGGAAGAGTTTATATAAACTCTTCTCTTTCCCTTTTTTGGCGTCGTTTTGCCATTTTTCATGAGGTTTATCATTTGTTGAACAACACTAAAGGTGTTAGTTTTTGGAAAAGAACATTTGTATCTATGGAAGGCATAGAAAAAGCTGCTGATAATTTTGCATGGGCTGCTGTTTGGCCGGAATGGATTGAGGGAGATTATTCTGATTGGTCATGA
- a CDS encoding helix-turn-helix transcriptional regulator — protein MSLGNRIKSLRKAQHLTQQKLADKVEVSRIYIQALESNRRLPSMKLLQRLAPALEVEVNDLLKDFSTPGKPGRIQLESMLESGELEIWYRSKKLSEKELKRVYRVIDATLDDWEEADAREG, from the coding sequence ATGAGTTTAGGCAATAGGATCAAATCGCTGAGAAAGGCCCAACATCTTACACAGCAGAAATTAGCCGATAAAGTGGAAGTCAGTCGAATCTATATCCAAGCTCTTGAAAGCAATCGCAGACTACCCTCAATGAAGTTGCTTCAAAGGCTTGCTCCTGCACTGGAAGTAGAAGTTAACGATTTGCTTAAAGACTTTTCGACTCCAGGGAAACCAGGAAGGATACAGCTTGAATCGATGTTAGAAAGTGGCGAATTAGAAATTTGGTATCGCAGTAAAAAATTATCGGAAAAAGAATTAAAAAGGGTTTATCGTGTTATAGACGCAACTCTTGATGATTGGGAAGAGGCGGATGCAAGAGAAGGATAG
- a CDS encoding lytic transglycosylase domain-containing protein, giving the protein MNKKSPRLTFKKNKMNKYLTIILITFTFLLLLAFAVTEIRERACQNWKSGWTAWMERNPKKALSYWTRNKTTLIFTPRPARVYYWSIQALLELEQFKEAAELRAELFRKFPADFYTFMLYPNAASLISEKKLKKIKIHFPRPWEEEVIFASKITGIPKSTIWSVMKKESRFLNNAVSKAGAVGLMQLMPLTAQNVAKQLELELNDLSNPKENIIIGAAYYALLQKKFNGDLLRVTAAYNAGETVVCKWDTLYSKDWAEWIENIPYTETREFVRSVLENRELYRAIYADDEFLSLYEILQNPLITNNCTISNKITKKDNNNGRK; this is encoded by the coding sequence ATGAACAAGAAAAGCCCTCGCTTAACATTTAAAAAAAACAAAATGAATAAGTATCTTACCATTATTTTAATTACTTTTACGTTTTTATTATTACTGGCTTTTGCCGTGACAGAAATACGAGAGAGAGCATGTCAAAATTGGAAAAGTGGTTGGACTGCTTGGATGGAAAGGAATCCGAAAAAAGCTCTTTCTTATTGGACTCGAAATAAAACGACCTTAATATTCACTCCTAGACCCGCACGTGTTTATTATTGGAGTATTCAGGCGCTTTTAGAGTTGGAACAATTTAAAGAAGCCGCGGAGTTGCGTGCAGAACTATTTAGGAAGTTTCCTGCTGACTTTTACACCTTTATGCTGTACCCAAATGCAGCAAGTCTAATTTCAGAAAAAAAATTAAAGAAAATTAAAATTCATTTTCCTCGTCCATGGGAAGAGGAGGTTATTTTTGCTTCAAAAATAACAGGAATACCTAAATCAACAATTTGGTCCGTTATGAAGAAAGAAAGTAGATTTTTAAATAATGCTGTAAGTAAAGCTGGAGCGGTCGGCCTTATGCAGTTAATGCCCTTAACCGCCCAAAATGTAGCAAAGCAGTTGGAATTAGAGTTGAACGACCTATCAAATCCTAAAGAGAACATTATTATCGGAGCTGCGTATTATGCTCTTTTACAAAAAAAATTCAACGGAGACCTGCTGAGGGTTACTGCCGCTTACAATGCGGGAGAAACTGTTGTTTGCAAATGGGACACTCTTTATTCGAAAGACTGGGCAGAATGGATAGAAAATATCCCTTATACCGAAACACGAGAATTTGTAAGATCTGTTCTTGAAAATAGAGAGCTTTACAGGGCAATCTATGCCGATGATGAATTTCTTTCTCTTTATGAGATTCTACAAAATCCCTTAATTACAAATAACTGCACTATATCGAATAAAATTACTAAAAAGGATAATAATAATGGAAGAAAATAA
- a CDS encoding YbaK/EbsC family protein, with amino-acid sequence MEENNNINFDPVKAVKDFLIKSEISAEIIHTEKTIFTVSDASVAVGAPETEILKSILLQVNRGEYIALALMSGPNRIDTKKIKKRLQASHVKFLDAESCYKWSGFRPGGVPPIGYPKQPITLIDEDLFLYKTIWSAGGTDHHFFPISPDELRRITNGEVVDIKK; translated from the coding sequence ATGGAAGAAAATAACAATATCAATTTTGACCCGGTAAAAGCAGTAAAAGATTTCTTGATTAAATCTGAAATCTCAGCAGAAATTATACATACTGAAAAAACCATCTTTACTGTCTCTGATGCTTCTGTAGCCGTAGGTGCTCCTGAAACAGAAATTCTCAAAAGCATTTTGTTGCAAGTCAACAGAGGGGAGTATATTGCGTTAGCTTTAATGTCCGGACCAAATAGGATCGACACAAAAAAAATAAAGAAAAGACTACAAGCATCGCACGTTAAGTTTCTGGATGCGGAAAGCTGTTACAAATGGTCAGGCTTTCGTCCAGGGGGAGTTCCTCCCATAGGTTATCCAAAACAACCAATTACTCTTATTGATGAAGACTTGTTTCTATACAAAACAATTTGGTCTGCCGGAGGTACAGACCACCACTTCTTTCCTATATCCCCTGATGAATTGAGAAGAATTACGAACGGAGAGGTTGTAGATATCAAAAAATAA